Part of the Gloeocapsa sp. DLM2.Bin57 genome is shown below.
TCTAAACTCTGACGCAAGTTATCAATAACCCTAATTAAAATAGGCTGCATTAAAAGTTCTGCTTGTGACCAAGTTAACTGATTTTTGAATTTTGGCTGCATAATATGGTTCTCGGTGTGTTTGTGGTGAAACAGGGAAGAGGGGAGAGGGGAGAGGGGGAGAGGGAGGAGACGGGGAGTATGATATATAGTCATAATAACACCGTTCCACCTAAAACCTAATACCTAAATCGGTAAGTCATCAAGAATTGAGCGTACTTTCATCAGGATTTCTCCGAGTCTATTTTTACCAGTTCCATCTTGACCACATCCCCAATAATAATCTACTGGTGAATTTTCGATGATTAATTCTTCTTGAGTAGCTAATAAAATTTGGCGTATATCTGAATGTGTTTGAAACTTTGTCAAGACAGCATTAAACATGACCTCATCTTTAACCTGATCCCAATCGGGACGCATGTAGTGAGAGCGATCGCGTCCTTTGGCTGCAGCTTCTTTAGGTGTTTGTGCTTCACTAATAGATAAAGACCAATCTGGTTCAGTGGTAATAAAT
Proteins encoded:
- a CDS encoding NADAR family protein, whose product is MTIYFYKASEPPYGCFSNFAEYGFYLDNRWWKTSEHYYQAQKFITTEPDWSLSISEAQTPKEAAAKGRDRSHYMRPDWDQVKDEVMFNAVLTKFQTHSDIRQILLATQEELIIENSPVDYYWGCGQDGTGKNRLGEILMKVRSILDDLPI